Below is a genomic region from Sulfurovum riftiae.
CACCAGTGCGCCCGAAGGATCGACGATCACAGCCACATCACCGTTCATGAATGATGCCTGCGGCTCCATAAGGACACGGCCGCCAAGTTTGGGTACTTTTGCAGTGATCACTTTGGGGTCGGCCACACGGATGACGGGTACCCAGTGCACTTTCAGACCATCCTCCTGGACATTTCTGATCCCTGCACGCCATTTCCCTTTGCGCTTCAGGATGACATAGTCGTCTGTCGGCTTCGTTTTGTCATACCCTCCCAAAGTACGGTAAAAACCGTAGCTTTTAGACAGATGATTACTCCAAAGTTCGTTCCAGAGCCAGTCACCCATTTGGGGTGTCCTGTCCAAAGGATCGCCGCTTTTTGAACGCAGCAGTACGATATGTGCACCGTGAGGATCGCTTATAAGTGCGCCTCTCCCCCGCTCTTTCATATCCATAGGACCGTTGAGGACCTTACCCTTCCTGCGTTTTGTATAAGAGACCGCCTTATCGACATCGGCAACCGAGAGGGATGGCAGCCATACTGCCTCCGCTTTTTCCCCTGCTTTAGGTGTGACCTTCATCATCCCGCCGATCAATCTGCCCTTGTTCATAACCAACACATACTCACCTCGTTTCTCATATGTCCACCCGAAAAGTTTGGCGTAGAATGTCTGTGCCGAAGCCGTATCGGCCGTCAAAAGGTCATGCCAGACAAACTTTCCCCGGTAATGTTTGTGTGTATTCTCTTTGGTAATGGCAGGCAGTGCCGCTTTCTCCTGTTTTGGTGCAGGAGCGGACGGCTCCGTACACCCCAGCAGCAAAAGTGCGATGCCCAGTGCCCCCAGATATCTCATTGCTTCTCTTTTCATCTATTCTCCTTTGGTATCTATTTGTTTTTGGGTGCCAGCCGGCTGCTGACATCTTCGAACGCCGGCCCTTTTTTCAGATCGAAATAGAGCGGCTTGGTTGTGTTTATCTTCATCAGCTCTTTGAGGTCGATCACCCGCCAGTTCAGATAGTCATAGTGTCGGAAATACATCTTTCTCTCACTCAGGTCACCTATCATCACCCAGTCCGTTTTACCGGTGTAGGCCATATCTCCCAAAATGACTTTTGCAACCCCTTCGGGAAAGGAGATAGTGTTGGAAATGCGTATCGCCATTTTCAATGCCTCATCGTGTGTCTTTGCAGATTGTGCAGTCTGTGTGAAAGCTACGGCACGTACAAATCGTGACACAGGCGTGAAGTCTCCCGGCAGTCCAAGCATACCTGTTCCCATGCCTGTAGCTATGAGGTCTTTGTCACCCACTTTTTTGGTCAGTATATCCTGTGCTGTCAGATTGATGTAGTTATTCAGATTGATATGCTGCCACGCAAGGTCAGGCGAATTGGTCATGACACCCAAGGGGTTGTCATAGATCTTCGGCTCCCCTTTGATGTACTCGACCACAATGGATGCACCGCTAGGATCCTGGAAAGTATAGTGGAACTCTATATTCTGCTCACCGCCCATAATGTTCCACAGCTGCTGTACCACTTTGACATCTTTGAACCCGGCTTTGACCTCTTCCACATTCTTGAACTGTGTCAGGAAATAGGTAGGCACATCCCAGGCTGCCAGGATCTTTCCGTTATCCTCTTTGCTGGCTTTCTGATACTCCGTGTAATTTGGAAGGTTCAGGTTGGCAGCTGCCAATCCATGCTCGTTGATGCCGCCTACGAGCATCATCTGATCGAACCAGTCCATACCGACAACGGCATACTTGCTCTTCCATTGCGCAGGCTTGAGGCCTTTTGGAGCATTGGCGGTAAACTCGGTACCGCGCGGATAGTAGACAACCTCGGAACCCGGTTTGCCTCCCAGTTCGAAGTTAAAGACAAAAAAGTGGTGACCGTCCTCACTACTGATACGGAAGGAAGAGCAGGCGCTGGCCGATGAGACAAAGAGTGTTATGGCAAAGGCAAGCGCTCCGAAGATAGATAATATTTTTTTCATAATGTATTTCTCCTTTAGTATGCCATAATCGGCAGATGTATGCTGTTTGGGGAACAGCGGAGTAAAGACGAGGTACCTACCTGATATAACAGATAGATCGATTCCCTGCCCTGTCAATCTCTAAAAGTATCAGGAGGGGCGCATGCAGGCCTAATGGCCGTATGTATCTTTTTAATGCAGCAGGATCGATTCAAATGCTTATTTGGGAAAAAGAAACTGCAGCTGTACTCTGAATTGCCAGTCAGCACCATAGTCATCCGGGGTGATGACGTTTTTGTAGGCGCTGAGCTGGGCATTCATCGGCTGTTTCCCTATTTTGAAGACTTTGCCGAAACCTCCGCCGAACGGAACGGTCCATCGATGGTCACTGTCCGCTTCCCAGTTGGCAGTGATGATCGGTGCAGAGGTGAAGTACCAGCCCTCATCGAAGTTGTAATTGATGAAGTACTGCCATAAAAACGAATTGACATCGTTCTTGCCATCACCGGCAAAGGACCAGATATTGTTCACAAGACTTCCGATGACCCATCTTCCCGGCATGGTAAGCACGACACCGGAGATACCGGCACCCCACTTGTCCGCAGTCAGCTCATCTTTCCCTGTAGGCAGCAGAAAGACCGGACCGACACCCCAGATAATGTCACCGGCATCGCTGGGTGAGACGAAGGCGGTAAAGGTCGTATCTCCCAGACCGTTGATGCGTTCACCATTTGGTGTCAAAACACCAGGCTGAGAGATCACAGGAACGATCGTTCGTGTGATCAGGTTCCAGTCATCGTTCAATTCAAAAGGCCAGACAGGCTGTATATTGAGGATATTCTGTGTTTGATCGTTCGGTCCTATCCCTGTATTGATGTTGTTCTG
It encodes:
- a CDS encoding VOC family protein; the encoded protein is MKREAMRYLGALGIALLLLGCTEPSAPAPKQEKAALPAITKENTHKHYRGKFVWHDLLTADTASAQTFYAKLFGWTYEKRGEYVLVMNKGRLIGGMMKVTPKAGEKAEAVWLPSLSVADVDKAVSYTKRRKGKVLNGPMDMKERGRGALISDPHGAHIVLLRSKSGDPLDRTPQMGDWLWNELWSNHLSKSYGFYRTLGGYDKTKPTDDYVILKRKGKWRAGIRNVQEDGLKVHWVPVIRVADPKVITAKVPKLGGRVLMEPQASFMNGDVAVIVDPSGALVIVQRWEEGGAQ
- a CDS encoding neuromedin U translates to MKIQKFSLVVLALLAGSQMLFAEEESIAQTEVKAGYASDTEALAKAVQNPVASMISLPLQNNINTGIGPNDQTQNILNIQPVWPFELNDDWNLITRTIVPVISQPGVLTPNGERINGLGDTTFTAFVSPSDAGDIIWGVGPVFLLPTGKDELTADKWGAGISGVVLTMPGRWVIGSLVNNIWSFAGDGKNDVNSFLWQYFINYNFDEGWYFTSAPIITANWEADSDHRWTVPFGGGFGKVFKIGKQPMNAQLSAYKNVITPDDYGADWQFRVQLQFLFPK
- a CDS encoding linear amide C-N hydrolase, which produces MKKILSIFGALAFAITLFVSSASACSSFRISSEDGHHFFVFNFELGGKPGSEVVYYPRGTEFTANAPKGLKPAQWKSKYAVVGMDWFDQMMLVGGINEHGLAAANLNLPNYTEYQKASKEDNGKILAAWDVPTYFLTQFKNVEEVKAGFKDVKVVQQLWNIMGGEQNIEFHYTFQDPSGASIVVEYIKGEPKIYDNPLGVMTNSPDLAWQHINLNNYINLTAQDILTKKVGDKDLIATGMGTGMLGLPGDFTPVSRFVRAVAFTQTAQSAKTHDEALKMAIRISNTISFPEGVAKVILGDMAYTGKTDWVMIGDLSERKMYFRHYDYLNWRVIDLKELMKINTTKPLYFDLKKGPAFEDVSSRLAPKNK